TTCTCTACCTACTCGATCCAGCATGGCGCGGATTGTGCGCCAGGCCCCATTGACGGCTTCTTCGTTATTATCAGAAATAAATCCGTGCGAGTGGATAGCAACAGGGCCGGCCGTTGTGCCTAATTTTTCCGCAGCACGATGGTACAGATCAACATAGGGCTTGAACCTTTCAGGTGCCCCGCCGATAACAGCGAGAACCACCGGAAAACTGTATCTGGCAGCTCGGATGATTGATTCAGGAGAACCGCCGACACCGATCCATGTTTTTATATGCCCGCCTTCCGTTTTTGGGAACACATCAGCATTTTTTAACGGCGCACGCATTTTGCCCTGCCAAGTTACAGCTTTTTCTGACAAAAGTTGTTTAAATAGAGCTGCCTTTTCTTCAAACAGCTCATTGTAATCGGTCAAATCATAGCCAAAAAGTGGAAAGGATTCTGTAAAAGAACCACGGCCCAAAATAATTTCCGCCCGGCCATTGGAGACGGCATCTAATGTGGCAAAACGTTCAAAAACTCTTACCGGGTCGTCAGAACTCAGTACAGTGACGCCTGAAGACAGCTTAATGTGCTTGGTCTGACTGGCAATCGCGGCCAGAACCATTTCTGGACTTGAAATCGCATAATCCGGACGATGGTGTTCGCCCAAAGAAAAAGTATCAACAC
The Oenococcus kitaharae DSM 17330 DNA segment above includes these coding regions:
- a CDS encoding Atu2307/SP_0267 family LLM class monooxygenase, coding for MDKITFGLETFGDLAFDDDGQLTNYAQAIRQVEKEGVLADRLGVDTFSLGEHHRPDYAISSPEMVLAAIASQTKHIKLSSGVTVLSSDDPVRVFERFATLDAVSNGRAEIILGRGSFTESFPLFGYDLTDYNELFEEKAALFKQLLSEKAVTWQGKMRAPLKNADVFPKTEGGHIKTWIGVGGSPESIIRAARYSFPVVLAVIGGAPERFKPYVDLYHRAAEKLGTTAGPVAIHSHGFISDNNEEAVNGAWRTIRAMLDRVGRERGWAAMSEEKFQQEILNGSLYVGTPEIVAAKIARVIKNLHLQRFDLVYSAGQQTIAERLQTITLYANEVVPRVKSLLKDEKEVY